A genomic segment from Gracilinanus agilis isolate LMUSP501 chromosome 1, AgileGrace, whole genome shotgun sequence encodes:
- the LOC123250696 gene encoding sterol regulatory element-binding protein 1-like, whose amino-acid sequence MDCTFEDMLQLINNQDSDFPSLFDSNYGGSAPTFQDVGSSGGLSPPPSSLGSTLDNFLGSSTKVPTQVKMYQPTPPPPPSMTGFQPPQLMAGPDLSQASSGIKEEPMQLSILQPSPPQLLSQPVLVPPPPPPQPSA is encoded by the exons ATGGACTGCACTTTTGAAG ATATGCTACAGCTAATCAACAACCAGGACAGTGACTTCCCCAGTCTCTTCGATTCCAATTATGGGGGGTCTGCCCCTACCTTCCAGGATGTTGGCTCTTCTGGGGGCCTATCCCCGCCCCCCAGCTCTCTTGGCTCCACCCTGGACAACTTCTTGGGGAGTAGCACCAAGGTGCCGACACAGGTCAAAATGTACCAGCCAACACCTCCCCCACCTCCTTCAATGACGGGCTTCCAGCCCCCACAGCTGATGGCAGGTCCTGACCTGAGTCAAGCCTCCTCTGGCATCAAGGAAGAGCCCATGCAACTCTCCATCCTCCAGCCTTCTCCCCCTCAGCTTCTCTCTCAGCCTGTGCTggtcccaccaccaccacctccccagc cctcaGCC